The genome window CTACTGCAGCTCCATTCATCTTTCTTCCTCTCACGCGCACGGCAGCTAACGTACCGCGAGCATCAAAGGTCAGTGAGAGAGAGCGATCCTCGGACGTCAGCGTTTGCCAAGGAGCCGCTGTCTGGGGGCGAGTGGGCACATCCAGCAGCTGGCCATCAAAAATATGCGGGCCTCTTAGCAGATAGAGAGAAACGTCATCAAACCAGACGGTGCCTCGATGATAACGAAAAAGCATATAGAGAGTAAGGCTTTTTACCGGCTTTTCCGGATAGATAACGAGCTGTTCTCGCTCCCAATCGTGTGTTCCCGCCGAGAAGGCAGCAACCTGCCCCCATAGCGGGGTGCCATCGTTATAGGTTAGGTCCACATAGATCGCGTAGTCGGCTGGGTTGTTACCCTCCACTGAATCGGCACGGCTCCAGCCAACCACAACGATGGGAACGGGACTTTGTTGGTTGAGCTCGATTGTCTGCATGGCCCCATGCAGGCTGCTCGTATCGGTGCTATCACATCGGATGCACTGTTCTCCCCCATGCATAAATCGTCGGTCAATGTCATAGCCCTGGCCGTAAGGCAGCCATTCGGGCACACCGCCTCCTTTGCCATCCGGCCCACTCCCCCCCTCGAAGCCTCCATTACGCACAAGGTTGGCCACGCGATCCTGCCCTCTTGCCCAAAGAGGGCCTAACAGACTGCTCAGCATGACGAACAAACAAAAACAGCGAAGGGTCACCCACTGTCGCTTTACTTCCAAAGATTTTCGAGGATGCATAAGGCACACCATACCCCTTATGAGGAGTTTGTCGTAGATGAACACACAACAGAAGCTGTTGACCTCTAGCGGCGTCTGCTCTTAGAAACCAACCATCTACTCGAAATTGCCAGCCTCCACAGCACGTTTGGCCAACACCTCTGTTAACTGGGAGGAACGCCCTAAGTAGGGGCCAAGTCGGAAATGCACTTGTGGGTAGCGCTTTTGGGCCTCCTCAAACAGCGAAGGCAGGTCCTCGGCTACATGGGTACCCGTATGCAGAAAATAGGGAACGCCCACGATCTCCGTGGCGCCCTGTTGCACGCAAAGGGCGATGGCCTCTGGAATAGAGGGGCTATTGCACTCCAGAAAACCGACCTCCACAATGGGGAAGATATCGCGTCGCTTTACCTCATTAACCACGCGATACATCGCTTCGTTAGCGGCAGGGCGCGGGCTGCCATGAACCAGCACTAGCAGAGCTCGTTTAGCCATTCTGTTTCACTCCCGAGGTCGCAGGGCATTTTGCCGTTCCATAGAGCGGGCAATCGGGCGAAGCGCGACAGAAGCGCGCTGCACGCTCGAGGTCTTCACGCCATGCCTCAGGCCCTACGGCGGCAAAAGCGCTTGCGATAAGCGCATCGGCCAGGTTTTCATCATAGCCAATCGGTTCGGCCACAACAAACTCCATTTCGGGATAACGCGCCTTTACCTCTTCCAACGCTTTGGGAATATCGGTTTTTACAAATTTCCCAGGAACCAAAAAATAGGGCAGCACCAAAATACGGCGTACTCCCTCTTGTGCCAAACGCGCCACCACTTCCCCAAATAGCGGCTCGCTATAGTTCAAATAGCCTACTTCCACTTTGGCAGCAAGCCCTTTGGTGCGCAGTCGCTCCGCATGGGCTTGCAAAGCCTCTCCGGCGCCACAAAGCAGCGAGCCATGGGCAAACAGAAGGATCGCATCGGGCTTCATCTTCGTGGGGCTATGAGCTCTAGGTTCTTCCCGCTCTCCTCCTCCACAACCTCATGCAGACTGTTGCCATGGCTATCCATCGTGACTACCGCCAACAGGTCTTTTACACGTAGATGCCACATGGCTTCAGGTATCCCGAACTCCTCGAGAAAGTCTACCCCCTCCACCTCCGTCACGCACTCGGCATAGAACTGCGCCGCTCCGCCAATAGCGTTCAAATAGACAGCACCGTAGTCTTTCAGGGCTTGAAGGGTCTTTTCGCCCATCCCGCCTTTGCCAATAACAGCCCTTATGCCGAACCGCCGGATGATATCGGCCTGATAAGGCTCCTCGCGCATGCTGGTCGTAGGCCCAGCCGCAGTGATTTTCCAACGTCCTTGCGCATCTTTGATCGCCACAGGGCCGCAATGGTAGATCACCTGTCCGCGAAGGTCCACAGGGCTATCGTGCTCCATGAGATACTTATGAAGAGCATCGCGACCCGTGTAGATCACCCCAGAAAGCAATACGACATCGCCCACCCTAAGCTTCCTCACGTCCTCCTCGCTTAACGGCGTTGTGAGATGGAGCTCGCGGCCCGTAAGTGGAAGGTTCTCCTGATCGGCCAAACGCTGTGGCCTCTCTTCGCGGAACAGCCATCGGCGGATAGCCCCCGTCTGCGGGTCAAGTCGCACCCCTAGGCGCCGAAAAGCCCAGCAATCGTAGGCCACCGAGACAAAAAAGGAGGCAGGAAGCCGATTCAGCGCCCCGATTTTGCAGCCAAAGAGAGTCACCTTGCCTCCAAAACCCATGGTGCCGATGCCCAAGTCGTTCGCATGCGCCATAACCCGCTCCTCTAGCTCCGCCAAAACTGGGTTAGGGTTCACATCGTCCAGAGGGCGTAACAGCTGCTCTTTGGCATGATGATAGCCACTCGTGCGATCGCCCCCAATACAGACTCCCAAGCAACCCACACTACACCCCTGTCCCTGGGCTTGCCAAATCGCATGAAGGATGCACTTATAGACGCCTTCCAGGTTACGGTCGGCCCGTCCTAAATGCTCTAACTCGCAAGGAAGAGAGTACTGAATGTTTTTGTTTTCGCAGCCGCCTCCCTTTAATAAGAGAAGCACTTCGATCTCATCCTCCTCCCACTGCTCAAAATGGATGATGGGAGTTCCTGGGCCGATATTGTTGCCAGCATTTTTACCAGTAACGCTATCTACAGAGTTCGGTCTTAACTTACCTAGCTTCGTGGCCTCCACAATGGCCTCGTGAATGGCCCGCTTCATGGCGATCTGGTTTACCCCCACCGGCGTGTGAATGAAGAAGGTGGGCATGCCTGTATCCTGACAAATGGGCTGCTCGCGCTCGCAGGCCATATCAATGTTTAACCCGATGATCTGAAGCGCCTGTCCCGAACGGTTGTTTTTATCCTCCATTGTTAGGACACGCTTAAGGGCACGGCGTACATCGGCAGGCATGTTGGTAGCGGTCTGAGTGATCAGCTCCAGCAAACTCTGTGACAACTGTTCCATGGTCAGCAAACTCCAAATCTTCCGCAACGCTGCGGAGGTAGATTTCCTCACTACCTTTCATTATACCTGTCATCTCCGCAGATGGTTCAGAAGCAGCTGCGACCCGTTGCGTTGTACCTCGCGAGTTCACAACGCTTTTCGGCTCCCACACGTAGAAGAAAAGAGAAGGATTTTCTCTTTGGGAAAAAGAAGATTTTCATAAAGCAAGAATTTTCAGAGGAGCCTTTCCATGCCAAGCGCATCCTACAGCCCTGGACTAGAGGGCATGTCGCCGGGCTTACCGCCATCTCAAAAATAGATGCTGAACGGAACCGGCTAAGCTACCGTGGCTACGACATCCACGACCTGGTAGATCACTGCAGCTTTGATGAGGTCGCCTATCTGCTTATCTACGGTGATCTGCCCAACCAAAGCCAACTCGACGCTTTCTGCAAGACCGTCGGCGCCCATCGTGGGGTTCCCTCCGAGGTTATCTCCCTGCTGCGCACCCTACCCCCTGCGGCCTCCCAAATGGATCGCGTGAAGGCCGCCGTGGCTGCGCTCGCTCTTTTCGACCCACAGCGTGAGGAAAGAACTGCGGAGACCTATCGCGCCGTGGCCGTTCGACTCTATGCTCAACTGCCCACCATTATTGTCAACAGCTACCGCCTAAGTCAAGGGCAAGAGCCGGCCACGCCACGGGCCGACCTCAACCATAACGCCAACTTTTTCTGGATGCTTACAGGCCACGAACCCTCCGATCTCATCGGCCGTGCCTTTAATGTAAGCCAAATCCTCTATGCCGAGCACGGCTATAATGCTTCCACTTTTGCGGCCCGCGTCACCGTCTCCACACTATCCGACATCTACTCTGGGGTGGTATCGGCCATTGGAACGCTGAAAGGGCCTCTGCACGGCGGCGCCAACGAAGCGAGCATGCAGATGCTCCTCGAAATCGGCTCGCCGGAGCGTGCTGCGGAGTGGGTTCGCGAGGCTCTTGCGCGGAAACAACGGATCATGGGGTTTGGACATCGCGAATATAAACATGGCGATGAGCGCGCTCGCATTGCAAAACAGTACGTCATTGAGCTGGTCAACAGCAAGGGGGCAACGCATTGGCTCGAAATGGCGGATATCATCGAGCGCGAGATGATGCAGGCCAAAGGACTTTACCCCAACGTGGACTTCCCCATCGGTCTCCTTTACTATCTCATGGATATCCCCATTCCGCTCTATACCCCCATCTTCATGATGAGTCGCATCACCGGCTGGTGCGCCCACATCATCGAGCAGCTGGAGAATAACCGGCTCATACGTCCCGAAAGCGAATACATCGGGCCGAGCGAACGCCCTGTGCTGCCGTTGTCACAGCGTCCCTGAGTGCGGACATGATAGACGAGTCAAAAACCACGGGTATTGCGGTGGTGCTTGGGGCAGGAACCATGGGCGGCGGCATCGCCGCCCAGCTTGCCAATGCCGGTTGGATGGTCTGGTTGCTCGATCTCCCTTCGCCTCACCAACGCAACCAGTTAGCTGAAGAGCGCATCCGTCGTCTCCAAAATGCCCGCCCCCCCTTGCTGGCACTCCCGGAATATGCTGAGCGCATCCATGCAGGCAATATAGAGGACGACATTCATCCCCTCAAAGAGGCCGATTGGATCGTCGAGGCCGTCGTGGAAGACCTAGAAACCAAACGCCATGTGCTCGCCCTTGCCGATGAATATAGGGGCGCTCAAACGCTTATCACCAGCAATACCAGCGGCTTGAGCCTCCATGCAATGAGCGAAGGGAGGAGCGATTCGTTTCGTGGCCACTTCTTTGGGACCCACTTTCTTAACCCCCCTCGCTATCTTAAGCTTCTCGAGATCGTTCCACTGTCCACAACCGACCCCAGTCTCGTTGCAGGGTTTGCTCGATTTGCCGAGCAAGTGCTTGGCCATCGTGTGGCCTTCGCCCGCGATACCCCAGGCTTCATATCCACACGGCTTTGGATTGAGCATCTGCTGGAAACGATGCACCTTGCCGAGGAGTTCGGTCTATCGGTTGAGACGGTGGACAGATTAACTGGCTCGCTCATCGGTCGTCCGCGCAGCGCGACGTTTCGTATGGCCGACATCGTTGGGTTAGACATCGTCGCTGCCGTCGCACGTCATCAATATGAACTGCTTCCAAACGACCCCAAGCGACCACTCCTCACCCCTCCTAAGGCCCTACAGTACCTTTTGGAACGGGGTTTGCTTGGCGAAAAACGGGGGAGTGGCTTCTATCGGCGTCAAAACGAGCATATTGAGGTGTTCGATCCTAACCTACAGGCCTATCGGCCTCGTCGAACTGAGCCCCTGCCGTTTGCGGAACATCTCCAAACACTTTCGTTGCCGCAACGCTTGGCCGTCATCGGCCAAGCAGCCCAAGCTCCTTCCCCTGAAGCGCAGTTTCTGCACACCCTTCTCTCCCGATTTGTAGACTATGTAGCCGCTGTTGGGCCGGAGATCGCCGACGATATTCTCACCATAGACCGCGTTATGCAGTGGGGGTTTCAGTGGGAGCTCGGCCCTGGAGCCATAGCCGATCTTATGCAGCCGCAAAACAAGCGTCCCTACTACAGAAACACTGACAACCAGCGCACCTATCTCTCCTTTCTAGAAGGCAAATATCTTCCTGCTCCGAAAGAGCCAGAGTATATCTCTCTGTCCGAGCTAAAACAGGAACGTGGAACGTTGCTTGCAGATGCTACCGCATCTCTCATCACGCTGGATGACGATGTGGTTTGCCTCGAGTTCCACACCAAAATGAACACCTTTGAGCCGGCTCTCGTTCGCTTTATCGAGCAGGTTTGTCAGCTTGTCGAGAAAGAAGGGTGGGCCCTGGTCATCGGCAATCAGGCTGCTCATTTTTCGGCAGGTTATAACCTGCGTCTTTTCTTAGAAGCTATTGAAGCCAAAAAGTGGCGGGCGCTCGACATCATGCTGAAGGAGCTACAGTTTGCTTTTCTACGCCTGAAATATGCTTCGTTTCCCACGGTGGCAGCCCCGCACGGCTACACGCTCGGAGCTGGTTGCGAAGGCACACTGCATTGCGCTTATGTGCAGGCCGCCCGCGAGCTAGCAATGGGTTTACCAGAGGTGCGTGTTGGGCTTATACCGGCAGGTGGCGGCACCAAAGAGATGTTGGCGCGTACGATGAGTCAGACACAGGGCTCTCCGCTTGACGCATTGGAGAGTCTTTTCAAGCGGCTTACGATCCCCTCCATAACGACCAGTGCCGATGAGGCAAGGAAGAACGGCCTCCTTCGCTCTACCGATGGCACTACCCCAAACGCCGACCGTCTGCTCTACGAAGCCAAGTGCCATGCAAAACGCCTTCGAGAGGCAAACTATCGTCCTCCCTCCCCTCAACCTATTCCTACCTTCGGGCGCGCGGCAAAAGAGCGACTGCATCACGCGCTTGAACAGTGGTTCTCTGAAGGGCTCATCACCGAGCACGACCGTTTCGTTGCCGGTCAGCTCGCTCGCGTCCTCTATGGAGATGCTGAAACGCAACGCTCGTGCACGGAGGAAGAGCTTCTACAGCTTGAACGCGAGGCGTTTGTTGAGGTGGCTAAGCATCCAAAAAGCCTAGAGCGTGTTCAGCATGTGCTAAATACAGGCAAACATCTACGAAACTAAGCGAGATCCCCTTTAAGAACACCACATCTTCCTTCCGCGCTAAGCGGAAGCACCTCCAAGCGCGCTAAAAAGCCGTCTCTAGAGAGCGTTAAGGAAATCGCTTAGCAAGTTAAGAAGGCACAGACGCCTCTCTTCGCAAAGCGAAGGCAGGATTCGAGGCCTCGTTCCAAGGATATATCCCCCAACAGCACGATACCCTTTGAGGAGAGGAACATGTCGCAACAGGTACGAATCGGCTTTGTAGGGGTGGGCAGTATGGGCCAATGTGCCCATCTAAAAAACTACATCACCTTGCCTGATTGTCAGGTAGTGGCCATCGCTGAGCTACGCCCTCAACTCGGGCAAAAGGTGGCTCAGCGCTACGGAGTTCCCCATGTCTACCTATCTGCGGAGGAGATGCTCGCTAAAGAGTCGCTCGACGGCCTTGTGGTGTCTCAACCCTTCACGCGGCACGGGCAGGTGGTTATTCCTCTCTATGCAGCGCGAATCCCCATCTTCACTGAAAAGCCGCTTGCCGGTAGTCTGGCCGTGGGCGAGCAGATGATAAACGCTTTAAAGGAGAGCGGAACATGGCATATGGTGGGCTACAACAAGCGGAGCGACCCTGCTGTTATGTGGGCGAAAGCGGAGATCGAGCGCCTAAAGCAGACCGGTGAGATCGGCAAACTGCGCTATGTACGCATCACGATGCCGCCCGGCGATTGGGTTGCCGGAGGGTTTACCGACCTCATCACCACCGACGAGCCGTATCCCAATCTTCCACACGATCCACCACCCACCGACCTCAGTACAGAGGGCGCTCGCACCTACATTGAGTTCGTGAACTACTACATTCATCAAGTCAACCTTCTTCGCCACCTACTTGGCGAGCCTTATAAGCTCACCTATGCCCATCCCTCCAGAACGCTTCTGGTGGCGGAAAGCGCCAGTGGCGTTGCAGCGACCATCGAGATGCAGCCCTACACCACCACGCGGGCTTGGGAAGAGACCGCCCTGGTGGCATTTGAACATGGCTATGTACATATCTCTCTGCCGGCTCCTCTCGCCTCTCATCGTCCAGGGCATGTTGAGGTTTACTACGACCCAGGGGGCCAAACCGAGCCAAGACGCGTTAGTCCTACGCTGCCTTGGGTTCACTCCATGCGCCAACAGGCCATCAACTTTGTTCGGGCCCTAAAGGGCGAGGCTCGCCCCCCTTGCGACGCTTTCGAGGCGTTAGAAGATCTCAAAATCGCTCGCGACTACTTGCGTCTCATCGGCTGTAACTAGGGGCTTCTCCGTTTTGGCTTCCTCTGAGAGAGGACCGAAGACTACTCTTCCCCTCTAATCACCTAGCCCTTCAAGACACAACGGAGGATAGAGGAGAAGCACAGGCCGCGCGTTCTCCAAACGGGGTTGGGCATATCGTGAAGCTTTACAGTCCGCTGCTGTAAGCAAGGCGGCGCGTTTTCGCGCCGCCTTCCGACTTACCCTAGACCTGTAAATCTAACTCGCGAGCCTATTTGCCTATAGCCACCTGGAGAGCCGGAGCGGAGTTGGCCTGCTGCGCGGCATTTCGGCGTTTCTCGCGCAGTATCTCGATAAGATTGGCGGGTGGCCCAACCAATGTCAAAGCCAAGTAAGGTGGATGAGAGGCAATGATACCGCCGAACGATTCGGCCGGCGGAGAGGCAAGCGAGCCGTAGAGCCACAGGAAGTTTTCCACCGTCGCTACTAGGAAGGCCACCAACATCTGTCCTCGTTTCGAGTGGACGGTGGTCTTTGGGTCGGTGATCATAAAGAAAGTGAAGAGCTGATACATGGGCCCCGTGATGGGGGCTACCTCCGTTAAAAACGAGTCGTGCAGGATCAGGCTTCGGATAAAGGCATAGAAGCA of Chthonomonas calidirosea T49 contains these proteins:
- a CDS encoding sirohydrochlorin chelatase, which encodes MAKRALLVLVHGSPRPAANEAMYRVVNEVKRRDIFPIVEVGFLECNSPSIPEAIALCVQQGATEIVGVPYFLHTGTHVAEDLPSLFEEAQKRYPQVHFRLGPYLGRSSQLTEVLAKRAVEAGNFE
- a CDS encoding Gfo/Idh/MocA family protein, with protein sequence MSQQVRIGFVGVGSMGQCAHLKNYITLPDCQVVAIAELRPQLGQKVAQRYGVPHVYLSAEEMLAKESLDGLVVSQPFTRHGQVVIPLYAARIPIFTEKPLAGSLAVGEQMINALKESGTWHMVGYNKRSDPAVMWAKAEIERLKQTGEIGKLRYVRITMPPGDWVAGGFTDLITTDEPYPNLPHDPPPTDLSTEGARTYIEFVNYYIHQVNLLRHLLGEPYKLTYAHPSRTLLVAESASGVAATIEMQPYTTTRAWEETALVAFEHGYVHISLPAPLASHRPGHVEVYYDPGGQTEPRRVSPTLPWVHSMRQQAINFVRALKGEARPPCDAFEALEDLKIARDYLRLIGCN
- a CDS encoding citrate/2-methylcitrate synthase, which produces MVQKQLRPVALYLASSQRFSAPTRRRKEKDFLFGKKKIFIKQEFSEEPFHAKRILQPWTRGHVAGLTAISKIDAERNRLSYRGYDIHDLVDHCSFDEVAYLLIYGDLPNQSQLDAFCKTVGAHRGVPSEVISLLRTLPPAASQMDRVKAAVAALALFDPQREERTAETYRAVAVRLYAQLPTIIVNSYRLSQGQEPATPRADLNHNANFFWMLTGHEPSDLIGRAFNVSQILYAEHGYNASTFAARVTVSTLSDIYSGVVSAIGTLKGPLHGGANEASMQMLLEIGSPERAAEWVREALARKQRIMGFGHREYKHGDERARIAKQYVIELVNSKGATHWLEMADIIEREMMQAKGLYPNVDFPIGLLYYLMDIPIPLYTPIFMMSRITGWCAHIIEQLENNRLIRPESEYIGPSERPVLPLSQRP
- a CDS encoding fumarate hydratase; this translates as MEQLSQSLLELITQTATNMPADVRRALKRVLTMEDKNNRSGQALQIIGLNIDMACEREQPICQDTGMPTFFIHTPVGVNQIAMKRAIHEAIVEATKLGKLRPNSVDSVTGKNAGNNIGPGTPIIHFEQWEEDEIEVLLLLKGGGCENKNIQYSLPCELEHLGRADRNLEGVYKCILHAIWQAQGQGCSVGCLGVCIGGDRTSGYHHAKEQLLRPLDDVNPNPVLAELEERVMAHANDLGIGTMGFGGKVTLFGCKIGALNRLPASFFVSVAYDCWAFRRLGVRLDPQTGAIRRWLFREERPQRLADQENLPLTGRELHLTTPLSEEDVRKLRVGDVVLLSGVIYTGRDALHKYLMEHDSPVDLRGQVIYHCGPVAIKDAQGRWKITAAGPTTSMREEPYQADIIRRFGIRAVIGKGGMGEKTLQALKDYGAVYLNAIGGAAQFYAECVTEVEGVDFLEEFGIPEAMWHLRVKDLLAVVTMDSHGNSLHEVVEEESGKNLELIAPRR
- a CDS encoding sirohydrochlorin chelatase, with product MKPDAILLFAHGSLLCGAGEALQAHAERLRTKGLAAKVEVGYLNYSEPLFGEVVARLAQEGVRRILVLPYFLVPGKFVKTDIPKALEEVKARYPEMEFVVAEPIGYDENLADALIASAFAAVGPEAWREDLERAARFCRASPDCPLYGTAKCPATSGVKQNG
- a CDS encoding 3-hydroxyacyl-CoA dehydrogenase/enoyl-CoA hydratase family protein, coding for MIDESKTTGIAVVLGAGTMGGGIAAQLANAGWMVWLLDLPSPHQRNQLAEERIRRLQNARPPLLALPEYAERIHAGNIEDDIHPLKEADWIVEAVVEDLETKRHVLALADEYRGAQTLITSNTSGLSLHAMSEGRSDSFRGHFFGTHFLNPPRYLKLLEIVPLSTTDPSLVAGFARFAEQVLGHRVAFARDTPGFISTRLWIEHLLETMHLAEEFGLSVETVDRLTGSLIGRPRSATFRMADIVGLDIVAAVARHQYELLPNDPKRPLLTPPKALQYLLERGLLGEKRGSGFYRRQNEHIEVFDPNLQAYRPRRTEPLPFAEHLQTLSLPQRLAVIGQAAQAPSPEAQFLHTLLSRFVDYVAAVGPEIADDILTIDRVMQWGFQWELGPGAIADLMQPQNKRPYYRNTDNQRTYLSFLEGKYLPAPKEPEYISLSELKQERGTLLADATASLITLDDDVVCLEFHTKMNTFEPALVRFIEQVCQLVEKEGWALVIGNQAAHFSAGYNLRLFLEAIEAKKWRALDIMLKELQFAFLRLKYASFPTVAAPHGYTLGAGCEGTLHCAYVQAARELAMGLPEVRVGLIPAGGGTKEMLARTMSQTQGSPLDALESLFKRLTIPSITTSADEARKNGLLRSTDGTTPNADRLLYEAKCHAKRLREANYRPPSPQPIPTFGRAAKERLHHALEQWFSEGLITEHDRFVAGQLARVLYGDAETQRSCTEEELLQLEREAFVEVAKHPKSLERVQHVLNTGKHLRN